The following proteins are encoded in a genomic region of Montipora foliosa isolate CH-2021 chromosome 10, ASM3666993v2, whole genome shotgun sequence:
- the LOC137973421 gene encoding mitochondrial ribosome-associated GTPase 1-like isoform X3 — protein MQILLQKCDCVVEVHDARIPFTGRNPKLKDGLSNRPHVLILNKADLLGNTKKKQDILSCLKDDGIRAIFTDSKSQYHHSIKKVIPTVLEAIKDAEYEGTYIRPESDKPYNILICGLPNTGKSSLINSLRRKYMRKGKATRVGSVPGITKSIQEKIKVCDEPLMYMFDTPGITAPYIPTVEVGMKLALIGCFKDHIVGEDLIADYLLFTLNKSRCFNYVHMVGLTDPSDNIDFVMRQLAMKLNAKASGGMPNYHKANVHFITRFRRGELGGTVLDELPETDDTRTFLP, from the exons aataccaTTTACTGGAAGAAATCCAAAGTTAAAAGATGGATTGAGTAACAGGCCCCACGTGTTAATCCTGAACAAAGCTGATCTTCTGGGtaatacaaagaaaaaacag GATATTCTGAGTTGTTTGAAAGATGATGGGATTCGTGCCATATTTACTGATTCTAAATCACAATATCACCACAGCATAAAAAAG GTCATTCCAACAGTTCTTGAAGCCATCAAAGATGCTGAATATGAAGGAACTTACATCAGACCA GAATCAGACAAGCCTTATAATATTCTCATCTGTGGTTTACCAAACACTGGGAAGTCCTCTTTAATAAATTCCCTTAGGAGAAAGTACATGAGGAAAG GTAAGGCCACAAGAGTGGGCTCTGTTCCAGGGATTACAAAAtctattcaagaaaaaattaag GTTTGTGATGAACCATTGATGTATATGTTTGACACACCAG GTATCACAGCTCCATATATACCAACTGTTGAAGTAGGGATGAAGCTGGCACTAATAG GTTGTTTCAAAGATCATATTGTGGGTGAAGACCTGATTGCTGACTATCTTCTCTTCACCCTGAACAAATCAAGGTGTTTCAA ttATGTACATATGGTTGGTTTAACAGACCCAAGTGATAACATTGACTTTGTTATGAGACAATTAGCTATGAAGCTCAATGCCAAAGCTTCAG gTGGAATGCCAAATTACCACAAAGCCAATGTCCATTTTATTACAAGATTTCGAAGAGGAGAGCTTGGTGGAACAGTGCTTGATGAACTACCAGAAACAGATGATACAAGAACTTTTTTGCCGTAA
- the LOC137973829 gene encoding uncharacterized protein, with protein MKNQVGAKVMMANNTESCFASPGSIFAIVDNIHWAIAIAKHNKAYVLRFVPLIKQITKVLNGADMKFIRQAEFYSDLKETLFKIETHVKESSTRGKWINKLMAKKNQKSFEEFENHVEHLITRIVFSFAQRVQLLNLARQTREKRQRALSEIEEEVESTESGRESSCSSACAVEEEPSGELPSQEEIGER; from the coding sequence ATGAAGAACCAAGTGGGAGCTAAGGTTATGATGGCAAACAACACAGAAAGCTGCTTCGCCTCTCCGGGATCCATCTTTGCCATCGTGGACAACATTCACTGGGCAATCGCAATCGCTAAACACAACAAAGCTTATGTCCTTCGGTTTGTGCCGTTAATCAAACAGATCACTAAAGTATTAAATGGAGCGGATATGAAGTTTATTCGTCAAGCAGAATTCTACAGCGATCTGAAAGAAACCCTATTCAAGATCGAAACCCATGTCAAGGAAAGTTCAACTCGTGGAAAATGGATAAACAAGTTGATGGCAAAGAAGAATCAGAAGAGCTTCGAGGAATTTGAAAATCACGTCGAGCACCTCATCACCAGAATCGTGTTTTCTTTTGCTCAGAGAGTTCAGTTACTCAACTTGGCTCGGCAAACTCGAGAGAAGCGACAAAGGGCTCTGTCAGAAATAGAAGAGGAAGTCGAGTCAACCGAAAGCGGAAGGGAGAGTTCTTGTTCGAGCGCATGTGCTGTTGAAGAAGAACCCTCGGGAGAATTGCCAAGCCAAGAAGAAATCGGCGAACGATGA